The following DNA comes from Fervidibacillus albus.
CTTTCAACTACTTGCATTTCTGCTTCAATTTCAGAAACGTCAAGTTTATATGTTTCTTTAGTCAGCATTGTCGAAATCATTGTGATCAAACCAATACCAATCATAAAAACAATAACATACAATGGATTTCCATTATTGTATAGTAATAAAGAAGTTGATATTAGGGGAGTTAGCCCTGCCAAAACTCCTGCCAGTTGGTAAACAAAAGAAAGACCAGTATATCTAACTCGAGTACCAAACATTTCTGAAAAAAACACAGATTGAATACTAAACATTGGGGTAGTTGATAAAACGTATCCCATTGCAATAGCAATATAAATCACCAAGCCAATTTTAGTATCTAGAAGTGCAAAAAAGGGATATGCAAAAGCAATAAACCAGATTGCTCCAAACAAATATACTTTTTTCCTCCCAAATTTATCAGATAGCATTCCAAATAAAGGAGAGAATAAGGCTGCGATTCCTGAGGAAATAGATACACCGAAAAGTGCAGTACTATTTGGTAATCCTAGGTGGGTAGTAACATAAGTAATTACAAATACATTGAATATATTAAAACTTACACCCTCGGACAGGCGGGCACCAAGTGCTATCCAAATATTTTTAGAATATGACCTAAATAATTCTAAAAGTGGAAATCTCTCCTCCGTACCAGTTTCTTTAATTTCTTTAAATGCTGGTGTCTCCTCAATTCTGAATCTTACGAATAACCCAACGATGGTTAACACAATACTGATTAAAAACGGAATTCTCCAACCAATGGATAAAAACACACTTTCCTCTAAAGAGGCCACAATAGCAAAAATACCTGATGCTGCTAATGCACCCAAAGGTGTTGCCGCTTGCAAAACCCCTCCCCAAAACCCTCTTTTTTCTCTCGGTGCATGCTCAATAAGTAGGAGGGATGCTCCCCCATACTCTCCTCCTAAAGCAAACCCTTGAATTAATCGCAAGAAAATCAATAGTGTGGGTGCCCATATACCTATAGATTCATAAGTTGGAAGAAGTCCTATTAAAAAAGTAACTCCCCCCATTAGGATCATAGTAATTGCAAGGACCTTCTTACGACCGAGTCTATCACCAAAATGACCAAACACAATGCCCCCGATAGGTCTTATTAAATATCCACTAGCCAAAGAACCAAACGCCGCCAATGTTCCAACCATAGGATCAGAACTTGGAAAAAATAATTTATTTAATACAACTGCAGATGCAGTACCATATAGAAAAAAATCGTACCATTCAAGAAATGCACCAAGAAAACTTGCACTAGCGATCTTCTTAATTGAATTATTTTGAGCCATAATCCCTTCCCCCCTATTATTAACTGCAATGCACCTACTACATTTCTTATTAAATTTTTACAAAGTTAGTTTTTGAATAAGAAATTAATAAAATAAAGC
Coding sequences within:
- a CDS encoding MFS transporter; amino-acid sequence: MAQNNSIKKIASASFLGAFLEWYDFFLYGTASAVVLNKLFFPSSDPMVGTLAAFGSLASGYLIRPIGGIVFGHFGDRLGRKKVLAITMILMGGVTFLIGLLPTYESIGIWAPTLLIFLRLIQGFALGGEYGGASLLLIEHAPREKRGFWGGVLQAATPLGALAASGIFAIVASLEESVFLSIGWRIPFLISIVLTIVGLFVRFRIEETPAFKEIKETGTEERFPLLELFRSYSKNIWIALGARLSEGVSFNIFNVFVITYVTTHLGLPNSTALFGVSISSGIAALFSPLFGMLSDKFGRKKVYLFGAIWFIAFAYPFFALLDTKIGLVIYIAIAMGYVLSTTPMFSIQSVFFSEMFGTRVRYTGLSFVYQLAGVLAGLTPLISTSLLLYNNGNPLYVIVFMIGIGLITMISTMLTKETYKLDVSEIEAEMQVVESKQLGEKHS